ATGATGAAGATCCCGGACAGGATGCTGAACGAAATAATCGAAAGGAACTCCCCTTCTCCCAAAGAGTGGATAATATTGGTGGGAATCAATCGATCGACCATATCGATGAAGATAGAACTGATCGATTCCTGCCCTGAAGACAACGAGCCACTGCCACCAGGCAATTCAGCGCCGATACCAGGGCGTATCAGATTCACCACAAATATTCCGGTAAATATTGCCAGCAGACTGGTGGAGAGATAATACAACAGCGTCTTGGAAAACATGGCACCAAAACGGGTGGCATTCCCCAAACTGGCAATTCCGGTGATCAGTGAAGTCACAATCAGGGGAATGGTTACCATCTTTAGCAGACGCAAGAACAGATCGCCAATCCATTTGGAAATCGACATCACCTTTTGACTGATTGTATTCCCGAAGAGTTCGAATTCCGTCTTCCACTGCGGATACTTCTCGACCAGTTCCTCTCCGTTCGCTGCAGAATAGGTAGTGACCGTAACTTTTTTATCGACGGTACGGGTATAAGTCAGATGAACTTCACGTGCTGAGTCGACAATATGAATCATTCGTCCTTTGACTTCAAATGTCTCGGACTTCTCCAGATCGCCTGCCACAAACTGTTTTTTGAGCTCGGGATAACGTTTCAATAACGCTTCCTTGTTGGAGAACTCCAGAGTTTGCGGATCCTGTTTGGCTTCCTGCTGCACCACCTTGTAGCCGGCATTCTGCGGACTGATCGTCAGCGTGAGACCGGCCAGCGGTTCTTCCCCGGGATTGAATAGAAACCCCAAAACGGTTCCGAGGATTAAGGCGATCAGAATCTGATAATGCAGTGGCAGGCTCTTCATGAAACACCAACTTCCCTATTTCACGTTACGATGACTCACCAGACCACGTTCAGATTTTTAAGACCGCACAACAGAGCGATCAACATCGAACCGACCATGACCAGAGGCTCTCAAAATATCCTCTGGCTGGTCCGGAAACATCTGATTCAGTGGTTTTCACACCGATTTTTTGTCAGGTTTAGCTGCGAGCGCAATCGCAGTCGAATGGCAGCCAGGCCCCGTTTTCCTTGCTGCTGGCCACAGACTGCTCAATAAAGAACATTCCTTCTACCCCATCATAAACGTTGGGATAGATCGTATTTTTTGGTTCGAATGATTCGCCCGTAATCCGACTGATCATGGCGTCAAAGGCGGACCGATAAATGTTGGCAAACGCTTCGAAGAAAGCTTCCGGGTGTCCTGCCGGCAGACGGCAGGCAGCTGCTCCGCTTTCGTTCATGAACGGAGCATTGGGATCACGAGTGTAAATCGCGTGTGGTTGACCGTTACGACGGACGATCATCTGATTAGGCTCTTCCTGTCGCCAGGACAGTGCTCCTTTGGTGCCGTCAATTTCAATGAACAGATCATTTTCGCGACCATGCGAAATCTGGCTGGCGGTAACGGTTCCCAGGGCCCCGTTCTGGAACCGGATCACAGCATGACCATAATCATCCAGCTGACGACCGGGGGCAAAAATCTTGAGGTTACAGGAAATTTCAGCCGGTAAAAGTCCGGTCATGTAGCGTCCCAGGTTATAGGCATGAGTCGCGATATCACCAAAGGCACCAGCAGCCCCGGATTTTGTAGGGTCAGTTCGCCAGGCAGCCTGTTTCTGATCTTCTTCCTCAATGCGTTTCCGCAACCAGCCCTGAATGTAATTCGAACGAACGGCCTGAATTTCACCAAATTCTCCGTTCAGTATCATTTCCCGAGCCATCCGAACCAACGGGTATCCGGTGTAATTATGACTGACGGCAAAGACCACCCCCGACTTTTCTACCAGGCCTTTCAGTTCTTCTGCCTGGGCCAGGTCAAAGGTCATTGGCTTATCGCAAATCACATTGAAACCCGCCTCCACAGCTGCCTTAGCAATGGGGAAATGTGTAAAGTTCGGTGTGGCGATACTGATGAAATCAATCCGCTGATCTTCGGGTAAAGCGGACTCTTTCTCAATCAGTTCTTCAATTGAGCCATAAGCCCGTTCGGGAGGAATGTCATAAGCAGGCGCCGATGCTTTCGCTTTCTCCGGATTGGAGGACAAGGCCCCCGCTACCAGCTCGGCCCGGTTATCCAGACAGGCAGCAATGGAATGCACACGGCCGATAAACGAACCCTGGCCCCCGCCAACAAGTGCCATTCGTAATTTACGATTGAGTTGACCGTTCATTGTTTCCATTGAAGCATTCCTCCCCTTGTTGATTCATTCAGACTCGTGCTGTGAGACGAGTTAGAGTTGAGCTGCGAAATGTTGAATCCCACCAGTCGAACTGACCAGCTACGTACAAAGCAGCATACTTTTGACGGTTCGGAATTACAACCAAAGTGATTTTCAGGGCGTATTTTCAAGCCAGACCCCGTAAATTCACATCCCGTTTCCATCTCAGCTTTCACAGCAATCATGTCTGGCAGAATGCGGGACTCTTGGATACAATTTTAGATAACTGTATTTAGTTCAGACCAGAACAGTCGGTACACCGAATAATCTGGTACCTGTTTTTGCATTTAATGAGGGACTCGTGCGTCGGGCTGCACCGGAATCCCGAGTTCAAACACACATGGGGAGGCAATTGTGGTTAAGAAACAATACGGGGAACGTCGCTTTCTGTGGCTGACGGTTGGAGTTATCTGTGGCCTGTGCATGTCCTATTTCTGGCCGCATGAGCCAGCCATGGCCGTCGCGACTGACCGGGATGGGGATCGCTTTGCAATTACAACAGTCCCCACACGCAACGGTAACGCGGAAGGCGTATTCGTCCTCGACTTCCTCACCGGACGTCTGCAGGGAGCAGTTTTGAACTCTCGCTCTGGAAAGTTCACTCACGCTTACTTCCGGAATCTGGCCGCTGACTTCAACGTCGATCCGACAGCAAAACCACATTATGTGATTGTTTCCGGGGACGTGAATTTACCCGCCCAGGGACGCGCCCAGTTCGCCGACGGCGGACTGTATGTTGCAGAAATGTCCTCCGGGATGGTGATCTGCTACGCTTTCTCGTTCGTGTTCAACAATGCCCCTTCTGCGCCGCAGCAGTTGCTGCCGATGGACCGGTTCCAGTTCCGTCAGGCACAGTAAGCTGAACAACGACGCAATCAGAATACAACGAGAGCCTTTCATCGGCTCTCGTTTTTTTATGCGCGTCACATGCTCAGAAGCCTGTAAGGAGCTACTCTCGTTCGCAGACCAGAGCCCGAGATTTGCCATCCAGACGGGCAATCACCAGAACACCTGCCCCTTTGCCTTTAAGTGACAACTTACGGCGGAGTGCTTCGATGGGAACAGGAATTCGACGGCATTTAATTTCCAGCTGCCCAAAGTCGGCCGAGCGAAAATATTTTTTCAGGTCGCGATCCTGATTCGACAACTCATCCAGAATCCGGAAGCGTCTGAAAAAGGGAGAGTCTACTGGTTCAGATGACGTGAGATATTCTTCTTCCGCATCAAGACGGTTTAAATCACATTCCGCCGCTGCCACATCCAGGAGCCCGGAGCGGACGACTGCCGGATCGGGATCATACAGATATCCCTCCGGTGGAGTGACGCTGCAAAACGCGTCCATCGGATGACCGGCGATACTGGTAACTTCACCTGATTTTGAAATCGCGGTGGCTCGAAATTCCGATTCTCCTGCCAGACTGCCGAACCAGACGGTTGCTTCTTTACACTCACCGTTCAGGCTGATCAGTTCGGTCTCGCTCCCGGGAAATTTTCCCGCAAAATTACTGGCCGGGCTGAGCTTGATGGCCCCGCCGGCAAATTCCTGGATCAGCCCCAGCAATGTTTCCAGATCGGGTCGATAATCTTCAATGCGAATCACTTTACCGCCGGAGTGGGGTCTACGATCCGGATCGATATGCAGCAGCCCCTCCCGATCTTTCACCTCTTCCAGAGGCTGATTGATCACAGTCACCCGGTCCGCTACCTCATAAACTTCACTGTTCCAGCGGGCGAACTGGCATAATACCGGTTCCAGATCAACGCCCGTTACCCGTGCATGTTGCGCCAGGGCGACCAGATCGCCCCCCATGCCACAACAGAAATCATATACAGAACCGGAAAACCGCGCTGCTTTGTAATGCGAAACCGCTTCAGGCGTGGCCTGCTCCAGGCTCTTTCTGTCGAACCACATCTGATCCGCGCGAGAGAACTTGGCCCGCCCGCGCAACCGCAGTTCTGCCAGCGTCAGAGCGGCACGCACAACATCTTCGGGATACTGTTCGCGCAGTTGTTTCTGTAACTGAAATTCGGTCCCGGAGTGGGAGGCGATCAGCTCAAAGATTTCCGGGGACTGCTGTAACTGCCTGAAACATTCAAGCTCAGAGTGGGACTCGCTGGACATGGAACTCGTTAACGACTTTCTGCCGCTGCTGAAGGTTGAAGCAAACTGGAAACAGCCTGTGTCAACCGGTGGGAGATCTGCTCCAGCCGGTCCGCGTCCAGATCACATTCGATATACCGCACGGAGTCCTGAACGACTGCCAGACCAATAGAAGCGGGTCTGGCACCCAGTAGCTGTTCTACGGCCAGTGTATAGACTCCTAATTGGAATTCATACTCTGCGATCAGCTGTTCTGCACTCATTCGTGCCATTCGGGAACCGGTTTTATAGTCAAACAGCATCCAGTCCCCAGACTCGGTTTGAACGAGCGCGTCAATGCTACCTGTGACTGTCACCGCCTGATCGCTATCCGCCTCAGCTCCGGGGGGCCAGTGCAACAGAAAATCGAGTTCCCGATAATGCACCCGCGTCTGTTTCAGAGTCTGACATAACTCTGAGGCATACCAGGCGGATATCTGGCGTTCTACCAGTGGTTGCAGTTTCTCACGTACCTGAGGTGGTTGTTCTGCGAGGACGGCAGCAACGATCTGCGGTGCCTGTTCGGGCTTCTCCGGCTCCAGCCGTTCGATGACCGCGTGTGTGATTGTTCCCAGTTGCGTCGCCTCGTCCGCCGACAGCACCTCGTTTAACGGCACCAGGTCCACTTCCGGTTCCAGCAGGTGTTGCAGTTCGGCGTCAATCACTTCCAGTTGAGAAACACTCACATGCGACAGTGCCCCCGGTCGTGGAGCAATCGCGCCATAAGACTCCGGAAATGGTTCGGGAGCCCCCTGCTCCAGCGCGGCGACGAACTGACTGGGTTTCAATTCTCGCTGTTTCTTCTCCGGTCGCGTGAGCGGCTGAGGCATCTCATGATGAACACGTATCGCGGGAATCTGGTCGGGTGCAACATCCCCCAGCGTCAGTTTACCCAGATAGGGATCGATAGCGGGGGCGCCTGTGGTGAGATCAAAATGCCGGGCCAGCAGCTTCATCCAGGGTGATTCAATTTTGCGATCATACGGTAAGCCTGCAGACAGAATCAGATAATCTGCAGCCCGGGTTACAGCAACGTAGAGCAGACGCACGGTCTCTTCCTCATCGGCCCGCTGTTCCAGTCCCCGGTGCATTTTAAAGGCAAAATTGTCGGGAGTCGTTCCCCGTTCGGCGGGCAGGTTGAGCAAGCCTCCCCATTCCGGATGCAGAAAGGGAGCGGTTCCTCCCGGTGCGGGTTTACGGTCCATGTCAGCCAGAATCACTACGGGGAATTCCAGACCTTTTGACTGGTGGATCGTCATCAGGCGGACGACGTCACTGGTTTCAGGTAATGTCGCCGCCAGTTCTTCTTTGCTCTCTTCCAGAATGGAATCACGAATTCGCTGCACGAAATCTTTCAGCGTAAACAGGCCGGTCCCTTCAAAATTACGAGCCAGCTCAATCAGCTTCCTCAGGTTAGCCAGCTTGCGGTCTCCCAGAAACTCGTTCATCAAAGCAGCATCGTAGCCGGTTCGCTCCAGGGCCAGATTCAACAGTTCCACCAGTGAGAGACGATCTTTTTTTGCTCTCAGTTCCTGTAGCACGCTTTGGGCATAACGCACCTGGCGGTGCTGCTCAGGCCGGAGCTCTTCGGGCGGCTCAACCTGCATCGCACGAGTCAGACTGTCTGCGTTTCTTACAATTGTATACAGCGTATCATCAGACAGACTGAAGAAAGGAGAGCGTAAAACGCCCAGGAGACTCAGTTCATCATCGGCGTTATCCAGGTACTGGCACAGATTACTCAGATCGTAGATTTCCTGCTGCGCGTAAAACGCGCGTCCGCCAACCAGGTAATAGTCCAGATCCTGCTGCTGAAACGCTTTCTCATACAGGGCCACATTCGACAGAGCCCGAAACAGAATACAGATATCCCCTGGTTCCACGCGTCTCAGTTCGCGCTGGCCCGTCTGACGATTTTTAGCCCAGATCCGCGGAGTCTCGTCTTCCAGCAGCTGGCGTACCCGGGCTGCGATCCAGTCGGCTTCCGTCTCGCGGAGCGCCTCGGCCCCCTTGATCTCCGGATCGTCGGGAGCAGCGAACAGAAATTCGATCGCCGGCGTTGGAGAGTGCTGTTCCCCGTCAAAGGGAGTCAACGGCTCATAATACTGCTCCATTGCAGAGGCAAACAGGCAGTTGGTGAAATTCAAAATGGCAGGTTGACTGCGGAAATTGACGCTGAGCGGCAGGCGTCCCTGCTCTGGAATCTCCTGACGCAGCTGATGAAAGACTTCGGGATCCGCGCGTCTGAAACGGTAAATCGACTGCTTCGCATCCCCCACCAGGAAGAGCTTGCCTGTGAGCAGTTCTTTTCCACACAAGGCACGCACGATTTCGCTCTGAACCGGATCTGTATCCTGAAATTCATCGACCATCAGGAACTCAATTCCCGCAGCCGCCCTCTGCTTTGCCTGTGGATCGCGCCGAAACAGGTCGCGGGTCTGCAGCAGCAGGTCGTCAAAGTCCAGCAGACCTTTTTCTGCTTTACTCTCCTGGTATCGACCGGCAACGAACTCTGTGACTCTTAAGACTCGCAGACTATATTCAGCCGCCTGTAAAAAGGCAGCCGGATCGGGTGAGAGAATTTCATAAACCTTCGTGAGCGATTTCCTGAGCTCAGTGAATCCATCTTTTATCTGCTCATAAACCTCCAGGTCGTCCCAGTCTTTCTTCGTCCCTGCGCCCTGTACTTTGGCGTGCTCAATCAAAGTACCCAGCAGCACAGCACGGTTGTGCTCTGCTCCTTCCAGTAATTCGGGAAGTCGCGCTGTGAGGACCTGAAACCGGTCCCGCATTTTCTTATTCACAGGATCCTGGGCTGACATCAGTCTGAGCAAAAACCGGGTGCTTTCCGCATTCGCGATTTCCGCCAGTTGCATGGGAATATAAGAATCGACCCAGAATTTTCGCATGCGGCCTGCCAGCTGTTCCTCTGACAGACCTGAAAACTGTTCGAATTCAATCCGAAACTGCTGAGGCACCAGGGAGATGAACAGTTCATAAGTTCGTTCCAGTCCATAGCGGTAAACCAGTTCCAGGCAGTCTTCGTCTTCCTCCTGTAACAGATCGTGAATCGCTTCGCGGACCACCTTGCGTAAAAAGGCGTCACTGGTTCCCTGTTCCAGGAGCCCGAAGTGG
This genomic stretch from Gimesia sp. harbors:
- a CDS encoding dicarboxylate/amino acid:cation symporter, with the translated sequence MKSLPLHYQILIALILGTVLGFLFNPGEEPLAGLTLTISPQNAGYKVVQQEAKQDPQTLEFSNKEALLKRYPELKKQFVAGDLEKSETFEVKGRMIHIVDSAREVHLTYTRTVDKKVTVTTYSAANGEELVEKYPQWKTEFELFGNTISQKVMSISKWIGDLFLRLLKMVTIPLIVTSLITGIASLGNATRFGAMFSKTLLYYLSTSLLAIFTGIFVVNLIRPGIGAELPGGSGSLSSGQESISSIFIDMVDRLIPTNIIHSLGEGEFLSIISFSILSGIFIILVGGKHAKVLTDIFQAGFEVMMRMTMFIISLAPIGVLAFMIYAVSSQGIEIFKTLSWYMVAVLLALLIHAAVILPCLLKFVARRSPLEFARAMGPALMTAFSTASSNGTLPLTISCVEENAGVSNEVSSFVLPLGATINMDGTALYEAVAVLFIAQAYSGEVLPVQQQILVAITALLASIGAAGIPHAGLVMMAIVLQAVGLPLEAQGVIIAVDRVLDMCRTSVNVWSDSCGCAIIERYR
- a CDS encoding Gfo/Idh/MocA family oxidoreductase produces the protein METMNGQLNRKLRMALVGGGQGSFIGRVHSIAACLDNRAELVAGALSSNPEKAKASAPAYDIPPERAYGSIEELIEKESALPEDQRIDFISIATPNFTHFPIAKAAVEAGFNVICDKPMTFDLAQAEELKGLVEKSGVVFAVSHNYTGYPLVRMAREMILNGEFGEIQAVRSNYIQGWLRKRIEEEDQKQAAWRTDPTKSGAAGAFGDIATHAYNLGRYMTGLLPAEISCNLKIFAPGRQLDDYGHAVIRFQNGALGTVTASQISHGRENDLFIEIDGTKGALSWRQEEPNQMIVRRNGQPHAIYTRDPNAPFMNESGAAACRLPAGHPEAFFEAFANIYRSAFDAMISRITGESFEPKNTIYPNVYDGVEGMFFIEQSVASSKENGAWLPFDCDCARS
- a CDS encoding class I SAM-dependent methyltransferase, whose translation is MSSESHSELECFRQLQQSPEIFELIASHSGTEFQLQKQLREQYPEDVVRAALTLAELRLRGRAKFSRADQMWFDRKSLEQATPEAVSHYKAARFSGSVYDFCCGMGGDLVALAQHARVTGVDLEPVLCQFARWNSEVYEVADRVTVINQPLEEVKDREGLLHIDPDRRPHSGGKVIRIEDYRPDLETLLGLIQEFAGGAIKLSPASNFAGKFPGSETELISLNGECKEATVWFGSLAGESEFRATAISKSGEVTSIAGHPMDAFCSVTPPEGYLYDPDPAVVRSGLLDVAAAECDLNRLDAEEEYLTSSEPVDSPFFRRFRILDELSNQDRDLKKYFRSADFGQLEIKCRRIPVPIEALRRKLSLKGKGAGVLVIARLDGKSRALVCERE
- a CDS encoding UvrD-helicase domain-containing protein; the encoded protein is MSQQPTYTEQQAAAIYPRDVSIALSAGAGCGKTFVLTQRFLKLIEPGSPPDRLSHIVAITFTERAAREMRDRVRETCLEQLRSCPTEEVGHWQTVIRGLDSARISTIHSFCTSILRTHAVSARLDPHFGLLEQGTSDAFLRKVVREAIHDLLQEEDEDCLELVYRYGLERTYELFISLVPQQFRIEFEQFSGLSEEQLAGRMRKFWVDSYIPMQLAEIANAESTRFLLRLMSAQDPVNKKMRDRFQVLTARLPELLEGAEHNRAVLLGTLIEHAKVQGAGTKKDWDDLEVYEQIKDGFTELRKSLTKVYEILSPDPAAFLQAAEYSLRVLRVTEFVAGRYQESKAEKGLLDFDDLLLQTRDLFRRDPQAKQRAAAGIEFLMVDEFQDTDPVQSEIVRALCGKELLTGKLFLVGDAKQSIYRFRRADPEVFHQLRQEIPEQGRLPLSVNFRSQPAILNFTNCLFASAMEQYYEPLTPFDGEQHSPTPAIEFLFAAPDDPEIKGAEALRETEADWIAARVRQLLEDETPRIWAKNRQTGQRELRRVEPGDICILFRALSNVALYEKAFQQQDLDYYLVGGRAFYAQQEIYDLSNLCQYLDNADDELSLLGVLRSPFFSLSDDTLYTIVRNADSLTRAMQVEPPEELRPEQHRQVRYAQSVLQELRAKKDRLSLVELLNLALERTGYDAALMNEFLGDRKLANLRKLIELARNFEGTGLFTLKDFVQRIRDSILEESKEELAATLPETSDVVRLMTIHQSKGLEFPVVILADMDRKPAPGGTAPFLHPEWGGLLNLPAERGTTPDNFAFKMHRGLEQRADEEETVRLLYVAVTRAADYLILSAGLPYDRKIESPWMKLLARHFDLTTGAPAIDPYLGKLTLGDVAPDQIPAIRVHHEMPQPLTRPEKKQRELKPSQFVAALEQGAPEPFPESYGAIAPRPGALSHVSVSQLEVIDAELQHLLEPEVDLVPLNEVLSADEATQLGTITHAVIERLEPEKPEQAPQIVAAVLAEQPPQVREKLQPLVERQISAWYASELCQTLKQTRVHYRELDFLLHWPPGAEADSDQAVTVTGSIDALVQTESGDWMLFDYKTGSRMARMSAEQLIAEYEFQLGVYTLAVEQLLGARPASIGLAVVQDSVRYIECDLDADRLEQISHRLTQAVSSLLQPSAAAESR